From Oncorhynchus nerka isolate Pitt River linkage group LG1, Oner_Uvic_2.0, whole genome shotgun sequence, the proteins below share one genomic window:
- the LOC115138997 gene encoding chondroitin sulfate synthase 2-like encodes MRFSMFISLLRPIGPVIIGISLGFTLSLLSVNWVEESCFLNGKASEEISLSQDGNSKGARRPNSISTVKDVDAEEDFEPRIVPYKPVQQSKPNHFFRAKYISTELGIREPLFVGILTSKSTINTLGVAVNRTLSHHLDTVVFFTGMRNRKVPHGMFVVTHGDERLIWNMFQTIKYILEHYVHEYDWFYLAQDDTYTEADRIKQLVAHLSMDRELYIGSPEEFIGGEMEGRYCYGGFGYILSRTLLLRLKPFLENCRNDILSARPDEWLGRCIIDYANTNCVDEHEGLQYYHYEMGKNSDPSKEDNMQFKNALTVHPVSDPEQMYRLHKHFTEIELQRTYDEIEKLQTEIKNVSEVAYDGNRSAQWPIGINPPFEPKSRFEVLRWDYFTEEQVYSCIDGFPKCELRGIDRLDVADVIEIAMGELNKKYKPVLHLKKQQLINGYRRFDPTRGMEYTLDLQLEVVNQKGHSSSITKRVHLVRPLSRIEIIPMPYVTEATRVHIILPLNVQDRDYVNHFLEVLAANSFETSENAILTFLFIYDPFEAQQVNQNDIFASVKTQINAYERKYPTVKIPWISVKTETPSQIKFMDIISKKHPVDTLFFITNVNTNVNSEFLNRCRMNSINNWQVFFPIHFQDYNPDIAFHNQEPPPAVDLVKDAGHFDRSSFEEACFYNTDYMATRTRMASDMQENEEILETLDIYDMFVRYSTLHVFRAVEPALHQKYHYQACNPRLSEDIYHRCVQSNLDGLGARSQLAMLLFEQEQGNST; translated from the exons ATGAGATTCTCAATGTTTATTTCTCTGCTGAGGCCGATCGGGCCGGTTATTATCGGTATTTCTTTGGGCTTTACCTTAAGTTTACTTAGTGTGAATTGGGTGGAGGAATCTTGTTTCCTCAACGGGAAAGCGAGTGAAGAAATAAGTTTGTCCCAAGATGGGAATTCAAAAGGAGCAAGGAGACCCAATTCGATATCGACGGTCAAAGATGTGGACGCCGAGGAAGATTTTGAGCCAAGAATAGTGCCATATAAACCAGTCCAACAAAGCAAACCAAATCATTTTTTTCG GGCTAAGTACATCAGTACAGAGCTGGGGATCCGGGAGCCCCTCTTCGTCGGGATCCTGACGTCCAAAAGCACCATCAACACATTGGGAGTGGCCGTGAACCGCACCCTCAGCCACCACCTGGACACTGTCGTCTTCTTCACCGGCATGCGCAACCGCAAAGTGCCCCACGGCATGTTCGTGGTCACCCATGGGGACGAGAGGCTCATATGGAACATGTTCCAGACCATCAAGTACATCTTGGAGCACTATGTCCATGAGTATGACTGGTTCTATCTGGCCCAGGACGACACCTACACCGAGGCAGACCGGATCAAACAGCTGGTGGCTCACCTGAGCATGGACCGGGAGCTTTACATAGGCAGCCCTGAGGAGTTTATAggtggggagatggaggggaggtacTGCTACGGTGGGTTCGGATACATTCTCTCCCGTACCCTGTTGCTCCGGCTCAAACCCTTCCTGGAGAACTGTAGGAATGACATCCTGAGCGCCAGGCCTGACGAGTGGCTGGGCAGATGCATCATTGATTATGCCAACACCAACTGTGTGGATGAGCATGAG GGGCTGCAGTACTACCATTACGAAATGGGCAAGAACTCCGATCCGAGTAAGGAGGACAATATGCAGTTTAAAAATGCCTTGACTGTCCACCCGGTGTCTGACCCTGAGCAGATGTATAGACTACACAAGCACTTCACTGAGATCGAACTGCAGAGGACATACGATGAGATTGAGAAGCTGCAG ACGGAGATAAAGAATGTGAGTGAAGTGGCTTATGATGGCAACCGGAGCGCCCAGTGGCCCATTGGGATCAATCCTCCCTTTGAGCCCAAGTCCCGCTTCGAGGTCCTTCGATGGGACTACTTCACGGAGGAACAGGTGTATTCGTGCATCGACGGCTTCCCCAAGTGTGAACTGCGCGGTATTGATCGTTTGGACGTGGCCGACGTCATCGAGATAGCCATGGGGGAGCTGAACAAGAAGTACAAGCCTGTCCTCCACTTGAAGAAGCAGCAGCTGATCAATGGCTACCGGCGCTTCGACCCCACTCGGGGCATGGAGTACACCCTGGACCTGCAGCTGGAGGTAGTCAACCAGAAAGGTCACAGTAGCTCCATCACCAAGAGGGTCCACCTGGTGCGTCCCCTGAGTCGCATCGAGATCATCCCCATGCCTTATGTCACAGAGGCCACCAGAGTTCACATCATCTTACCGCTGAACGTTCAGGATCGAGATTACGTCAACCATTTTCTTGAAGTGTTGGCCGCAAATTCGTTTGAGACCAGTGAAAACGCCATCTTGACTTTCCTGTTCATCTACGACCCATTCGAGGCCCAGCAGGTCAACCAGAATGACATCTTCGCCAGTGTTAAAACCCAGATCAATGCCTACGAGCGCAAGTATCCAACAGTGAAGATCCCGTGGATAAGTGTCAAGACCGAAACCCCCTCTCAAATCAAATTCATGGACATCATCTCGAAGAAGCACCCAGTAGACACTCTGTTCTTCATCACTAACGTCAACACCAACGTCAACTCAGAGTTCCTCAACCGTTGCCGCATGAACTCCATCAACAACTGGCAGGTGTTCTTCCCAATCCACTTCCAGGACTACAACCCAGACATTGCCTTCCATAACCAGGAGCCCCCACCCGCAGTAGACCTGGTCAAGGACGCCGGACACTTTGACCGCAGTTCGTTCGAGGAGGCGTGCTTCTACAACACTGACTACATGGCAACGCGCACACGCATGGCCTCCGACATGCAGGAGAACGAGGAGATCCTGGAAACCTTGGATATCTACGATATGTTTGTCAGGTACTCAACCCTGCATGTGTTCAGGGCTGTGGAGCCAGCCTTGCACCAGAAGTACCACTACCAGGCCTGTAACCCTCGGCTCAGTGAGGACATCTACCACAGGTGTGTCCAGAGCAACCTGGATGGCCTGGGAGCCCGTTCCCAGCTCGCCATGCTGTTATTTGAACAAGAGCAAGGAAATAGCACTTGA